A window of the Bacteriovorax sp. PP10 genome harbors these coding sequences:
- a CDS encoding SxtJ family membrane protein, whose translation MQKTRKAPSKKDLRVFALIVAGGFLLIGWGIPALKNHPMNPYPVSVSAAVFILGMLVPNSLIKPREYWIKIGNVLGRINSTILFTLVFFLVFTPIALLFRLFGRDRLHTHFRSVKSTMVMKQEISPFNEPF comes from the coding sequence ATGCAGAAGACTAGAAAAGCACCTTCTAAAAAAGACTTAAGAGTTTTTGCATTAATTGTTGCAGGCGGTTTTTTATTAATTGGTTGGGGAATCCCAGCTTTAAAGAACCATCCGATGAATCCTTATCCTGTAAGTGTTTCAGCAGCCGTTTTTATCTTAGGCATGTTAGTTCCAAATTCTCTTATCAAACCAAGAGAGTATTGGATAAAAATCGGCAATGTTCTGGGGAGAATCAACAGTACGATTCTCTTTACACTCGTTTTTTTCTTAGTGTTTACTCCTATCGCACTTCTTTTTAGACTCTTTGGCAGAGACAGACTCCATACTCATTTCAGATCAGTCAAATCTACAATGGTCATGAAACAAGAAATTTCGCCTTTCAACGAACCTTTCTAA
- a CDS encoding DUF5989 family protein, translated as MFETFKDLFKFLGRHKKWWLLPILVFLILFGALIIYAQGTAVAPFVYTFF; from the coding sequence ATGTTTGAAACTTTTAAAGATCTATTTAAATTCCTGGGCCGCCATAAAAAATGGTGGCTCTTACCAATCCTCGTATTTTTGATTTTATTTGGTGCCTTGATTATTTATGCTCAAGGAACTGCCGTTGCACCATTCGTTTATACATTCTTTTAG
- a CDS encoding ABC transporter permease, whose protein sequence is MINFLTYKSIKNRKFTSFLCVLSIALSVTLFLGIERIRNGARDGFTNTISKTDLIVGAKGGPLQLLLYTVFHIGGAVNNIKISTYNDIKANPQVEWTIPISLGDAYRGFRVVATDENFYEHYRFRGDRKVEISEGGRVPTDTFDVVIGSEVAKKYKHKVGDPIVISHGLSAESILSHDNTPFKIVGIISPTQTPIDTGVYITLQGMEAIHFGWETGMPSGEAINPDRFKKENIEVTQLTSFMVKLKSRIAVLRMRRNIDQYEAEPVMAIIPALSLQEMWETIGYVEQILFLVSLCVLLVGVMSILISLYTSINERRREMAILRSLGASARHIFLLLIYESSFLVLMGCILGVLSMYGLLYFVSPWLESNFSVYLPIEALSKTEWMYLGAIYVVGTLAGLIPAIKAYLNSLQDGLTIKL, encoded by the coding sequence ATGATTAATTTTTTAACTTATAAATCAATTAAAAATAGAAAATTCACCAGCTTTCTTTGCGTTCTCTCGATTGCATTGTCAGTGACATTGTTTTTAGGAATTGAGCGTATCAGAAACGGTGCCCGCGATGGATTTACTAATACTATTAGTAAAACGGATTTAATCGTTGGTGCAAAAGGTGGCCCGTTACAGCTGCTTCTTTATACTGTTTTTCATATTGGTGGTGCCGTCAACAACATCAAAATATCGACATATAATGATATTAAGGCCAATCCACAGGTGGAATGGACCATTCCTATTTCATTAGGGGATGCATACAGAGGTTTCAGAGTTGTCGCGACTGATGAGAACTTTTATGAACACTACCGCTTCAGAGGAGATCGCAAAGTCGAAATTTCTGAAGGTGGACGCGTCCCTACTGATACATTCGATGTTGTGATTGGATCTGAAGTCGCAAAAAAGTATAAGCATAAAGTTGGAGACCCGATTGTTATCTCTCACGGTCTTTCTGCTGAATCGATTCTTTCTCACGACAATACACCTTTTAAAATTGTAGGGATCATCTCTCCTACTCAAACTCCGATTGATACTGGGGTCTACATCACTCTTCAAGGGATGGAAGCGATCCACTTTGGATGGGAGACAGGTATGCCAAGTGGAGAAGCGATTAATCCTGATCGATTCAAAAAAGAAAACATCGAAGTGACTCAGCTGACTTCTTTTATGGTGAAACTAAAGTCGCGTATCGCAGTTTTGCGTATGAGAAGAAACATTGATCAATACGAAGCTGAGCCGGTTATGGCCATCATCCCTGCTCTTTCATTACAAGAAATGTGGGAGACGATTGGTTATGTTGAACAGATTCTTTTCTTAGTAAGTTTATGCGTTCTTTTAGTAGGTGTAATGAGTATTCTTATTTCACTTTATACTTCTATCAATGAAAGAAGACGTGAGATGGCGATTTTAAGATCACTTGGAGCAAGTGCCCGCCATATTTTCTTACTTCTGATTTACGAATCAAGCTTCCTGGTTTTAATGGGATGTATTTTAGGTGTGCTATCAATGTACGGACTTTTATACTTCGTTTCTCCATGGCTTGAGTCAAACTTTTCAGTGTATTTACCAATCGAAGCTCTATCAAAAACAGAGTGGATGTACCTTGGTGCAATTTACGTTGTAGGAACTCTTGCCGGATTAATTCCAGCGATAAAAGCTTACTTAAATTCGCTTCAAGATGGGTTGACTATTAAACTATAA
- a CDS encoding ABC transporter ATP-binding protein: MTKAISLKKCLFSYNQSHKLVINIDQLDIESGERVFLYGPSGHGKSTLLNLTAGVLKANSGEVTVLGQDLTKLTQSKRDHLRGEKIGYIFQIFNLIPYLTVKENIVLPCLINKKRALEDYDKQAEELIDSLGLREHINKKVTDLSIGQQQRVAAARALIGNPEMIIADEPTSALDEKNTREFMELLMSVWEKKKFTLIFVSHDERLKSYFSRTISLPEINHHD, from the coding sequence ATGACGAAAGCTATCAGTCTTAAAAAGTGTCTTTTTTCTTATAATCAATCTCACAAGCTGGTCATTAATATTGACCAGCTTGATATTGAAAGTGGCGAGAGGGTTTTCCTCTACGGCCCTTCAGGTCACGGGAAGAGTACCCTACTCAATCTTACCGCCGGTGTTTTAAAAGCAAATTCTGGTGAAGTGACAGTGTTGGGGCAAGACCTGACGAAACTCACGCAATCAAAACGCGATCACCTTCGTGGAGAAAAAATCGGATACATCTTCCAGATTTTTAATCTAATTCCTTATCTGACAGTAAAGGAGAATATCGTTCTTCCTTGTTTGATTAATAAGAAGAGAGCGCTGGAAGATTACGATAAACAAGCTGAGGAATTAATCGACTCCCTTGGGCTTCGTGAACACATCAACAAAAAAGTCACAGACCTCTCAATCGGGCAACAGCAAAGAGTGGCTGCAGCACGAGCTCTTATCGGTAATCCTGAAATGATTATCGCTGATGAGCCCACAAGTGCTCTCGATGAAAAAAATACACGCGAATTTATGGAACTTCTAATGAGCGTTTGGGAAAAGAAAAAGTTTACACTTATCTTTGTTTCTCATGACGAACGTTTAAAGTCTTACTTCTCCAGAACAATTTCCCTTCCTGAGATCAACCACCATGATTAA
- a CDS encoding ZrgA family zinc uptake protein, whose product MSLILSTLLLSSVALAASHHDHAKGLGAHEHGAIKLGMAVEGKTIDLDLDGPAESFFGFEYTPSTAKEKKAFNDAESLWTKDLLTKLFVLDKKLGCTSSEVSFKQEIDEEETKEAQAKLKKGERKESGIHSDVEAKAKIICTQDLKGQTVVVSLKKSYPHIKKLSIDLVGSEVKSINAKAVEEVKL is encoded by the coding sequence ATGTCCTTAATTCTCTCAACACTACTACTATCTTCAGTTGCTCTAGCAGCAAGTCACCATGATCATGCAAAAGGTCTTGGCGCTCATGAGCATGGGGCCATCAAATTAGGAATGGCAGTCGAAGGAAAAACGATTGACTTAGACCTTGATGGGCCAGCAGAATCATTTTTTGGTTTTGAATATACGCCTTCTACAGCTAAAGAAAAAAAGGCCTTTAATGATGCCGAATCTCTTTGGACTAAAGATCTTTTAACAAAATTATTTGTTCTTGATAAAAAACTAGGATGCACATCATCTGAAGTTTCTTTCAAACAAGAAATTGACGAAGAAGAGACAAAAGAAGCTCAAGCGAAATTAAAAAAAGGTGAGAGAAAAGAATCTGGAATCCACAGTGATGTTGAAGCAAAAGCTAAAATCATCTGTACTCAAGATTTAAAAGGTCAAACTGTTGTTGTTTCATTAAAGAAGAGCTACCCACACATTAAAAAACTCTCTATTGATCTAGTTGGATCAGAAGTTAAGTCTATTAATGCTAAAGCAGTTGAAGAAGTTAAACTATAA
- a CDS encoding DUF3299 domain-containing protein gives MKKFIAALFVVIMTNTLFAAEVPWETLKSLDFDTKTKKNVIKPELQKILGKEISIKGFMMPLDYEAKEVVEFLFMPYVPACMHVPPPPANQLVLVKMKKGAKIKPSFYPIELTGTLAVEANADLESSFKMEGIKIRELKDFTPPPTAAPKGVHP, from the coding sequence ATGAAAAAATTTATTGCTGCCTTATTTGTTGTCATCATGACAAACACTCTCTTCGCTGCTGAAGTCCCTTGGGAAACACTAAAGTCATTAGACTTCGACACTAAAACTAAAAAAAATGTTATCAAACCAGAACTACAAAAAATCTTAGGTAAAGAAATCAGCATCAAAGGGTTTATGATGCCGCTTGATTACGAAGCTAAGGAAGTGGTGGAGTTTTTATTCATGCCATACGTGCCTGCATGTATGCACGTACCACCTCCACCAGCTAATCAACTTGTCCTGGTAAAAATGAAAAAAGGCGCAAAAATTAAGCCTTCATTCTATCCTATCGAGCTTACGGGAACGCTCGCTGTGGAAGCGAATGCTGACCTTGAATCTTCTTTTAAAATGGAAGGAATCAAAATCAGAGAACTAAAAGATTTTACACCGCCGCCTACCGCGGCACCAAAAGGAGTTCACCCGTGA
- a CDS encoding Fur family transcriptional regulator, translating to MGILNPKKDLERDALCIKLLKDKGLSVTAPRKSILGLLLKEHGPFSAEEILKKLPKNSCDQATIYRCLNQFVEVQLVNTSFLEKDMAHFEFNDPHHHHHHIICKICKKIESFHECLMEKIETNLQKKGYRDIQHRLEFFAVCESCSKG from the coding sequence ATGGGGATATTAAATCCAAAAAAAGACCTAGAAAGAGATGCTTTGTGCATCAAACTTCTTAAAGACAAAGGACTGTCAGTGACGGCCCCGAGAAAAAGTATTTTGGGTCTCTTACTAAAAGAACATGGTCCGTTTTCAGCAGAAGAAATCCTGAAAAAATTGCCAAAAAATTCTTGCGACCAGGCCACGATCTACCGCTGCCTAAATCAATTTGTCGAAGTCCAGTTAGTGAATACGTCATTTCTTGAAAAAGACATGGCCCATTTCGAGTTTAACGATCCTCACCACCACCATCACCACATCATTTGTAAAATTTGTAAAAAGATCGAATCTTTTCATGAGTGTTTAATGGAAAAAATCGAAACGAATCTTCAAAAGAAAGGTTACAGAGATATTCAACACAGACTGGAGTTCTTCGCAGTATGCGAGTCTTGTTCTAAAGGATAA
- a CDS encoding response regulator, translated as MELKILLVEPNESVGDVIAKNLEREFGAKIVHFKSGSEAIESVKKGDYYDLYVVRNSSLETVEHPIEQIAALFLNVIYDNSLTTPLIVIGEFEHTYKKYAMVSDRLRIEELNRLVLKALNLKKEDFSHMKLPDYVSFQTKYFYLMTLCPCDVYIKLVKKTGDEYVKRLHFGESFTKDDLHKYEDLGLQEFYILKEERELFMNGLLTQSLRNLRAPHTMDEAVVMTGDSFVISSELIKSLGISTTCIAMVDQTVHQMRAQITKTDKLGSLLRKLLDNQLSYSYRRSYLICLMAHALMPKMEWGSSDQQASLLEKISMVSFFHDIYLEDEKLLKIMDLEGLRKANLSPRERDSVLNHANKAALLAQTYPRLPQGVDIIIKQHHGVSNGVGFPEALTAGISPMAVFFVVVEDFATCILEHNDLDNFTNILKYLKQRYQLPTYRKIVAEIENLVTKK; from the coding sequence ATGGAATTAAAGATACTTTTAGTCGAACCAAATGAATCAGTAGGCGATGTAATAGCGAAGAACCTCGAACGAGAGTTCGGGGCCAAAATTGTCCATTTTAAGAGTGGGTCAGAAGCTATTGAGTCTGTGAAAAAAGGCGATTATTACGATCTTTATGTCGTTAGGAATAGTTCTCTGGAAACAGTAGAACACCCAATTGAGCAGATTGCAGCGCTCTTTTTAAACGTCATTTACGATAACTCTTTAACAACTCCGCTGATTGTTATCGGGGAATTCGAGCACACTTACAAAAAATATGCGATGGTTTCAGACCGTCTACGTATTGAAGAGTTAAATCGTCTGGTGCTTAAAGCGCTTAATCTAAAAAAAGAAGATTTCAGTCACATGAAACTTCCGGATTACGTTTCTTTTCAAACTAAATATTTTTATCTTATGACTTTATGTCCATGTGATGTCTACATTAAGCTGGTGAAAAAAACCGGTGATGAGTACGTAAAACGCCTGCACTTTGGCGAGAGTTTTACTAAGGACGATTTACATAAGTATGAAGACCTGGGACTGCAGGAATTTTATATCTTAAAAGAAGAGCGTGAGCTTTTCATGAATGGACTCTTAACTCAATCTCTAAGAAATTTACGTGCACCACACACGATGGATGAAGCTGTTGTGATGACAGGTGACTCTTTCGTCATTAGTAGTGAGTTGATTAAATCTCTGGGAATCAGCACGACTTGTATCGCGATGGTTGATCAGACTGTTCATCAAATGAGGGCGCAGATTACAAAGACTGATAAGTTGGGAAGTCTTCTTCGCAAACTTTTAGATAATCAATTAAGTTATTCATACCGCCGCTCTTACCTTATATGTCTTATGGCCCACGCACTTATGCCCAAGATGGAATGGGGAAGCAGTGACCAGCAGGCAAGTTTGTTAGAAAAAATTTCGATGGTGAGTTTTTTCCACGATATTTACTTAGAAGATGAAAAGCTTTTAAAGATCATGGATCTTGAAGGACTTCGTAAAGCAAACCTTTCTCCGAGAGAGCGCGACTCTGTTTTAAATCATGCCAACAAAGCAGCTCTTCTTGCTCAAACTTACCCAAGACTTCCTCAGGGTGTCGACATCATTATTAAGCAACACCATGGTGTTTCAAATGGTGTAGGTTTTCCAGAGGCCTTAACTGCAGGTATTTCTCCGATGGCCGTATTTTTTGTGGTTGTTGAAGACTTCGCCACATGTATTTTAGAGCACAACGATTTAGACAATTTCACGAATATTCTGAAATATCTAAAACAGCGCTATCAATTGCCGACCTATAGAAAGATCGTGGCGGAAATTGAAAATCTTGTAACGAAGAAATAA
- a CDS encoding MipA/OmpV family protein, which produces MTKNILLMFASILLSFTALAEDQRAWNASLGAGVAFRKNLRVGNTYENMDKSYVVRPIPIIQASYGRFSLGVQGISVLAFGDHTANVSAFIKRDGDRYHGLGMTPRKDSVFVGASAKFANYGFTLSHDINGRSKGYIATANYAKFFPVSETLILRAALSLDWLDDKYAEYYYGVRSHEVTASRREYHLNNYFLPGMAIMPIIQISERSSIVTVISSKILPKEVSQSPTMKGSRFEFGGILSYSYKL; this is translated from the coding sequence ATGACAAAAAATATTCTTCTAATGTTCGCTTCAATACTTCTTTCTTTTACAGCACTCGCTGAAGATCAACGTGCATGGAATGCATCTCTTGGTGCAGGTGTCGCCTTTAGAAAAAATCTACGCGTTGGAAACACTTATGAAAATATGGATAAGAGTTATGTAGTAAGACCAATTCCTATTATCCAGGCCAGCTATGGAAGATTTTCATTGGGAGTTCAAGGAATTTCTGTACTCGCTTTTGGAGATCATACGGCGAATGTCAGTGCTTTCATAAAACGAGATGGCGACCGCTATCACGGACTGGGAATGACTCCAAGAAAAGACTCAGTCTTTGTCGGGGCAAGTGCTAAATTTGCTAATTATGGATTCACTCTTTCTCACGATATTAACGGACGCTCGAAAGGATATATAGCGACTGCGAATTATGCAAAATTCTTCCCTGTTTCAGAAACATTGATCCTGCGTGCAGCTCTTAGTTTAGATTGGTTAGATGATAAGTACGCTGAGTACTACTATGGAGTAAGATCACACGAAGTCACAGCTTCAAGACGCGAGTATCATTTGAATAATTATTTTCTTCCGGGTATGGCCATCATGCCTATCATCCAAATTTCAGAACGATCTTCAATCGTCACTGTCATAAGTTCAAAAATTCTTCCAAAAGAAGTGAGTCAATCACCGACGATGAAAGGATCAAGATTTGAATTTGGTGGGATTCTTTCTTACAGCTATAAACTATAA
- a CDS encoding M48 family metalloprotease codes for MKKSILALTVLSMSLSSVTFACDSKGHTGFLPENNLNISVGDKMAGDMTEEKFNAITTRVSDVYAPIIKEMGGNLVMNNNWANGTVNASAQQTGSTWQVNMYGGLARHKLTTDDGFMMVVCHELGHHIGGAPRYGRNTDWASNEGQADYFAGLKCMRRVLQNDDNIAIVAGMTIDAEATKQCESIYKSASEVALCQRVSMAGKSLGQLLGSLGGSSNVNFNTPDRKTVRQTNDAHPAAQCRLDTYFAGMLCDKSILEDVSKTDAIPGTCIKKDGYAQGVRPLCWYKPGSNEI; via the coding sequence ATGAAAAAATCTATCTTGGCCCTTACAGTATTATCAATGTCACTTTCATCAGTTACTTTTGCTTGTGATAGCAAAGGACACACTGGATTCTTACCAGAAAACAATTTAAACATTTCAGTTGGCGATAAAATGGCCGGTGATATGACTGAAGAAAAATTCAATGCAATCACGACAAGAGTGTCTGATGTGTACGCTCCAATCATTAAAGAAATGGGTGGAAATCTTGTTATGAACAATAACTGGGCAAACGGAACGGTAAACGCTTCAGCTCAACAGACAGGATCTACATGGCAAGTAAACATGTACGGTGGTCTTGCTCGCCATAAGCTTACAACTGACGATGGTTTCATGATGGTTGTTTGTCATGAACTTGGTCACCACATTGGTGGAGCTCCAAGATACGGAAGAAATACTGACTGGGCCTCAAACGAAGGACAAGCAGACTATTTCGCAGGTTTAAAATGTATGAGAAGAGTTCTTCAAAACGACGATAACATCGCTATCGTTGCTGGAATGACAATCGATGCAGAAGCTACAAAGCAATGTGAGTCGATCTATAAATCAGCTTCTGAAGTAGCTCTTTGCCAACGTGTTTCTATGGCAGGAAAGTCTCTTGGACAACTTCTTGGATCACTTGGTGGAAGCTCAAACGTAAACTTCAATACACCTGATAGAAAAACTGTAAGACAAACAAATGATGCTCACCCTGCAGCTCAATGTCGTCTTGATACATACTTCGCTGGAATGCTTTGTGATAAATCAATCCTAGAAGACGTTTCAAAAACAGATGCAATCCCAGGAACATGTATTAAAAAAGATGGATACGCTCAAGGTGTTCGTCCTCTTTGCTGGTACAAACCAGGTTCTAACGAGATCTAA
- the topB gene encoding type IA DNA topoisomerase: MKTLILTEKPSVARDFALALGGGSAGQDGFIENENYVITWAIGHLLAPFDPEDYDPKYKKWNLNTLPILPEEFKFKAQPKTKKQLDVIKRLLKRTDLDRLIVATDAGREGELIARLILNDGKSKLKAFRFWTSAALTKDVIHTELKNIKPLKDYDRLFIAGRARQKADWLVGMNLSRLATLKLNDLFSVGRVQTAVLSMLVERRKAIDAFVPVDYFEFKAKFKFKHGDVSAYWFDPKKKEDLKRKDTRAEFDELLKNLHQKDAVIKVLNQTEKTSYPQGLYSLTELQRQGNILYGFSATKTLEIAQTLYEKYKCLSYPRTDSKVMAVSSFDMVKGLVYKFKELYPEHFEKFAAFKVSAKNKTVFDDSRLTDHHGLIPLKDFNGDENSPEGKIYHLVLKRFITNFLENHRYLETDVQIECEKNQFMTRGKKILEMGFKVLEGSDREELLPELALNEVGILKSGEVESKKTKPPFEYTEASLLYDMTNPAKLVTESDLKKIFRTEIGLGTQATRAQIIETLLKRDYVNRSGKNLNATDKGMLLVDRLNDMPTTKGLTSVSQTAKLEQSLQSMAEGETDDLAFMDNINDFINSATLEWKATEGIARDVTNPKSYGGKTYGPKVEAQVSNLGPCPVCGAEIKDFPKSYSCSRWKEGCGFTIWKVVAKKKLSESQVKKLMKEKKTDVIKGFKSKAGKPFDAILVMNKDGKVEFEFLPR, from the coding sequence ATGAAAACCTTAATTCTCACAGAAAAACCATCAGTCGCTCGTGACTTTGCTCTCGCTCTAGGCGGAGGCAGTGCTGGTCAAGACGGTTTTATTGAAAATGAGAATTACGTTATCACTTGGGCCATTGGTCATCTATTAGCTCCCTTTGATCCTGAGGATTACGATCCGAAATATAAAAAGTGGAACTTGAACACTCTTCCTATTTTACCTGAAGAGTTTAAATTCAAGGCCCAGCCAAAAACTAAAAAACAACTTGATGTGATTAAGCGTTTATTAAAGCGAACGGACCTTGATCGTCTGATTGTCGCTACCGATGCTGGACGCGAAGGAGAGTTGATTGCTCGTTTGATTCTAAATGATGGGAAATCAAAACTTAAAGCTTTCCGTTTCTGGACATCAGCTGCTCTTACGAAAGATGTAATTCATACTGAACTTAAAAATATTAAACCGCTAAAAGATTACGATCGTCTTTTTATCGCTGGTCGAGCTCGTCAAAAGGCCGATTGGTTAGTAGGGATGAATCTTTCTAGGTTAGCTACGCTTAAGTTGAATGATCTATTTTCAGTGGGACGAGTTCAGACGGCTGTTTTATCCATGTTAGTTGAAAGAAGAAAGGCGATTGATGCCTTTGTTCCCGTTGATTATTTCGAGTTCAAAGCAAAGTTTAAATTCAAGCATGGCGATGTCTCGGCTTATTGGTTCGATCCAAAGAAGAAAGAAGATCTAAAGAGAAAAGATACACGCGCCGAGTTTGATGAACTTTTAAAAAATCTTCATCAGAAAGACGCTGTCATTAAGGTTTTAAACCAAACTGAAAAGACGTCGTATCCACAGGGATTATACTCACTGACAGAGCTTCAACGTCAGGGAAACATTCTCTACGGTTTTTCAGCGACAAAAACGCTGGAAATTGCCCAGACTCTTTATGAGAAGTATAAGTGCCTGTCTTATCCTCGTACTGACTCAAAAGTTATGGCCGTATCGTCTTTTGATATGGTGAAAGGTCTGGTTTACAAATTTAAAGAACTTTATCCTGAACATTTTGAAAAGTTCGCTGCTTTTAAAGTCAGCGCTAAAAATAAAACTGTGTTTGATGATTCAAGACTTACGGATCACCACGGTTTAATTCCACTAAAAGATTTTAATGGTGATGAGAATTCTCCTGAAGGAAAAATCTATCATTTAGTTTTAAAACGCTTCATTACAAACTTCTTAGAAAACCACCGCTATCTTGAAACAGATGTGCAGATTGAATGTGAAAAAAATCAGTTCATGACTCGCGGGAAAAAGATCTTAGAGATGGGGTTTAAAGTTTTAGAAGGATCAGATCGTGAAGAACTGCTTCCTGAATTAGCATTAAATGAAGTTGGGATTTTAAAGAGTGGGGAAGTTGAATCAAAAAAGACTAAACCTCCATTTGAATACACTGAAGCCTCACTTCTTTATGATATGACGAATCCAGCAAAGCTTGTGACTGAGTCTGATTTGAAAAAGATCTTCAGGACTGAAATTGGTCTTGGGACACAGGCAACACGTGCTCAGATTATTGAAACTCTATTAAAGAGAGATTACGTTAATCGCTCTGGTAAAAACCTGAATGCAACTGACAAAGGAATGCTTCTTGTAGACCGTCTCAATGACATGCCTACGACGAAAGGACTAACAAGCGTCTCTCAGACAGCAAAACTTGAGCAGTCTCTTCAAAGCATGGCAGAAGGTGAGACAGACGATTTAGCGTTTATGGATAACATCAACGATTTCATCAATAGCGCTACTCTAGAGTGGAAAGCAACTGAAGGGATCGCAAGAGATGTAACAAATCCTAAATCTTATGGTGGAAAAACTTACGGGCCGAAAGTTGAAGCGCAAGTTTCAAATCTCGGGCCTTGTCCGGTTTGTGGTGCTGAAATAAAAGATTTCCCGAAATCATATAGCTGCTCTCGCTGGAAAGAAGGGTGTGGATTCACAATCTGGAAAGTGGTAGCGAAGAAGAAGCTGTCTGAGTCTCAAGTGAAGAAACTCATGAAAGAAAAGAAAACGGATGTGATTAAAGGCTTTAAGTCTAAAGCTGGGAAACCATTCGATGCCATCCTTGTTATGAACAAAGACGGCAAAGTTGAATTTGAGTTTTTACCTAGATAA
- a CDS encoding acetyl-CoA hydrolase/transferase family protein, whose amino-acid sequence MALVSNALECVSVIKSGDSVFLHSGVSAAQLLLKAMVDRAPELRGVKTYQIHTEGSAAYAREEYKDSFHVHNFFNGANMRKEAKNLSALYIPIFLSEIPLMFYNGIINLDVAIIQVSPPDVHGMCTLGPSVDVSISAVRTAKVIIAQVNKQMPRTFGDSLIHISKIHSYIEVDEPIHCVEVRESTPCEMQIGHNIASLIEDGATLQLGIGAIPNAVLKSLSNHKDLGVHTEMFSDGVIELYHRGVINNVFKKKHPGKIVSSFVIGSQRVYDFIDDNPSVLLLDCAYTNSAHVIAQNPKVTAINSAIEVDLTGQVCADSIGSKIYSGIGGQMDFMRGAALSKGGKPIIALPSMTVKGATKIVPFLKPGAGVVTTRAHVHYVVTEHGVAHLYGKTLSERALAMINIAAPEHREELQKQAYELFN is encoded by the coding sequence ATGGCCCTGGTTTCGAACGCTTTAGAATGTGTCTCAGTTATTAAATCTGGCGACAGTGTCTTTCTTCACTCAGGAGTTTCAGCTGCTCAATTATTATTAAAAGCAATGGTCGATCGCGCTCCCGAACTTCGCGGTGTTAAAACTTATCAAATCCACACAGAAGGGAGTGCGGCCTACGCGCGCGAAGAGTATAAAGATAGTTTTCATGTTCACAATTTTTTCAACGGTGCCAACATGAGGAAAGAAGCAAAAAATCTTTCCGCTCTCTACATACCTATTTTCTTAAGTGAAATACCTTTGATGTTTTATAACGGCATCATCAATCTTGATGTGGCCATCATTCAAGTTTCTCCTCCTGATGTTCATGGAATGTGTACTTTAGGTCCTTCCGTCGACGTCTCAATTTCTGCGGTGAGAACTGCTAAAGTGATCATCGCGCAAGTCAATAAGCAGATGCCTCGCACCTTCGGGGACTCTTTGATTCATATTTCTAAAATTCACTCTTACATAGAAGTAGATGAACCTATTCACTGTGTAGAAGTGAGAGAAAGCACTCCTTGTGAAATGCAGATTGGTCACAATATCGCTTCTTTGATTGAAGATGGTGCCACTCTCCAACTGGGAATTGGTGCGATTCCAAATGCTGTATTGAAAAGTTTATCGAACCACAAAGATCTTGGTGTTCACACTGAAATGTTTTCTGATGGTGTAATCGAACTCTACCATCGTGGTGTGATTAATAATGTTTTTAAGAAAAAGCACCCAGGAAAAATTGTTTCAAGTTTTGTTATTGGCTCACAAAGAGTTTACGACTTCATTGATGATAATCCATCAGTTCTTTTACTCGACTGTGCTTACACAAATAGTGCCCACGTCATTGCTCAAAATCCAAAAGTGACGGCCATCAATAGTGCCATTGAAGTCGATCTCACAGGACAAGTTTGTGCTGATTCTATCGGATCAAAAATTTATTCTGGTATTGGCGGGCAGATGGACTTTATGAGAGGGGCAGCTCTTTCAAAAGGTGGAAAACCAATTATTGCTCTTCCATCAATGACTGTAAAAGGTGCCACTAAAATTGTTCCATTCTTAAAACCTGGTGCGGGAGTTGTCACAACTAGAGCTCACGTACACTACGTTGTCACCGAGCATGGTGTGGCCCATTTATATGGAAAGACATTATCAGAGCGTGCACTGGCCATGATTAATATCGCGGCCCCAGAGCACCGTGAAGAGCTTCAAAAACAAGCTTATGAATTATTTAATTAA